From Anopheles funestus chromosome 3RL, idAnoFuneDA-416_04, whole genome shotgun sequence, a single genomic window includes:
- the LOC125771691 gene encoding protein ABHD1, giving the protein MLSYLYTYLTNLPRWHLVAIVLVGYLIYYLMEVVKRPILAVSNGPFKKYLRKHIPTLENKFWPTFWCVESRAQTVFASIIRSNIMPLVEYRREVLTLKDGGQVALDWLETGCDPESPIIIILPGLTGESQAEYIKCLVTAANRVGIRTVVFTNRGLGGVALKTPRLYCASNCEDLSEVVKYVKQTHPHVRIGATGISMGGLILGNYLARHSDEAKSILTAATIISVPWDVHKGCASIEQPILNNLLGRHLASSLCRTVSKYDILRGEEFDWDMNQVLQSKTIKQFDSAFTSKHFGYKDVDSYYSDATLHNKLHQIKVPLLCLSAADDPFQPLDAIPVKAAANSSHVAILITARGGHIGFLEGWWPANKDQYMGRLFGQYFSAALFDPDNEFYRTAQLMMEHNLTTSTSVPGTPTSKPSMAAASAIRKKSIPF; this is encoded by the exons ATGCTATCCTACTTGTACACCTACCTAACCAACCTGCCCCGATGGCATCTGGTAGCAATAGTGCTCGTGGGTTATCTCATCTACTACCTGATGGAAGTGGTCAAG CGCCCCATTCTCGCCGTCTCGAATGGACCGTTCAAGAAGTACCTGCGCAAACACATTCCAACGTTGGAGAATAAATTTTGGCCCACGTTCTGGTGTGTGGAAAGCCGTGCCCAAACCGTGTTTGCTAGTATCATCCGCTCGAACATTATGCCGCTGGTCGAATATAGGCGCGAGGTGCTAACGCTCAAGGATGGTGGACAGGTAGCGCTTGACTGGCTGGAAACGGGCTGTGATCCTGAGTCACCGATTATCATCATACTACCGGGGTTGACCGGTGAATCGCAAGCCGAATACATCAAGTGCCTGGTGACGGCCGCCAATCGCGTCGGCATCCGGACGGTAGTTTTCACCAACCGTGGACTTGGCGGTGTCGCACTGAAGACGCCACGGCTTTACTGTGCCTCGAACTGTGAGGATCTGTCCGAGGTGGTAAAGTACGTGAAGCAGACGCACCCGCACGTACGGATTGGTGCGACCGGTATCTCGATGGGTGGTTTAATTCTGGGCAACTATCTCGCCCGTCACAGCGATGAGGCGAAATCGATCCTGACCGCAGCCACTATTATCTCCGTACCGTGGGATGTACACAAGG GTTGTGCCAGTATTGAGCAGCCCATATTGAACAACCTGCTCGGACGGCATCTAGCCTCGAGCCTTTGCCGAACGGTAAGCAAGTACGATATACTGAGAGGCGAAGAGTTCGACTGGGACATGAATCAGGTGCTACAG AGCAAAACCATCAAACAGTTTGACTCAGCGTTCACGTCCAAACATTTCGGCTACAAGGATGTGGACAGCTACTACTCGGACGCGACGCTTCACAACAAACTACACCAGATTAAAGTGCCTTTGCTGTGTCTCAGTGCGGCGGACGATCCGTTCCAGCCGCTCGATGCGATCCCGGTGAAGGCGGCCGCCAACTCGTCACACGTTGCCATCCTGATAACGGCGCGCGGTGGCCATATCGGGTTCCTGGAAGGTTGGTGGCCTGCAAACAAGGACCAGTACATGGGCCGACTGTTTGGTCAATACTTTTCCGCTGCCCTGTTCGATCCGGACAATGAGTTCTATCGCACCGCGCAACTAATGATGGAGCATAATCTGACCACGTCCACATCGGTGCCGGGAACACCGACCAGCAAACCATCGATGGCTGCCGCCAGTGCCATACGGAAAAAGTCCATTCCGTTTTAA
- the LOC125771722 gene encoding bifunctional endo-1,4-beta-xylanase XylA-like isoform X3: MFKFVLLSAVLVVAVCAAPADNKPGQQGRTDGLDQAESAWNNPNAWNAQNTWGRDPAAWNHPNSWNAHGNTWNHPSAWNRGYNNRYDPANRWAAAGTDPWNRYGAGAGAGWNSWAGRGAAAGWPAAAGAATNRWNAW; the protein is encoded by the exons ATGTTTAAGTTTGTCCTGCTGAGTGCCGTTTTGGTGGTTGCCGTTTGTGCTGCTCCGGCCGACAATAAGCCGGGCCAGCAGGGCCGTACCGATGGGCTAGATCAGGCGGAATCGGCCTGGAATAACCCGAACGCTTGGAATGCTCAGAATACCTGGGGCCGAGATCCTGCCGCCTGGAACCATCCGAACTCGTGGAACGCTCATGGAAACACGTGGAACCACCCGAGTGCCTGGAACCGTGGCTACAACAACC GCTACGATCCCGCCAACCGATGGGCCGCCGCCGGTACGGATCCGTGGAACCGCTATGGCGCTGGGGCTGGTGCTGGCTGGAACAGCTGGGCTGGACGTGGTGCCGCTGCCGGATGGCCAGCTGCTGCCGGTGCCGCTACCAACCGCTGGAATGCCTGGTAA
- the LOC125771693 gene encoding ribonucleoside-diphosphate reductase subunit M2 B isoform X2: MRVFFICISYYIACLKNTRKVLTESGANVTPTKTIPSTTNTMEEIKETMDENTAEPKEQTKCELSEVHMQESAPFDPSIEPLLKDNPRRFVIFPIQYPDIWQMYKKAEASFWTVEEVDLSKDMKDWDSLKPSERHFISHVLAFFAASDGIVNENLVERFSQEVQVTEARCFYGFQIAMENVHSEMYSLLIDTYIRDSKERDFLFNAIETLPCVKKKADWALNWISSKKANFGERVVAFAAVEGIFFSGSFAAIFWLKKRGLMPGLTFSNELISRDEGLHCDFACLMFKYLVQKPSKERVTAIIRDAVAIEQEFLTKALPVDMLGMNCDLMSQYIEFVADRLLLELGCDKIYHTKNPFSFMEFISLEGKTNFFEKKVGEYQKWGVMANRLDNVFTLDADF; the protein is encoded by the exons ATGAGGGTGTTTTTCATCTGTATCTCGTATTATATTGCCTGTTTAAAA AACACTCGCAAAGTGCTGACGGAGAGTGGTGCAAACGTAACCCCAACCAAGACGATACCAAGCACCACAAACACGATGGAGGAAATCAAGGAAACCATGGACGAAAATACGGCCGAACCAAAGGAACAGACCAAATGTGAATTGTCCGAGGTGCATATGCAGGAATCTGCACCGTTCGATCCATCGATCGAACCACTGCTAAAGGATAACCCTCGTCGCTTTGTGATCTTCCCCATTCAGTATCCCGACATTTGGCAAATGTACAAGAAG GCGGAAGCTTCGTTCTGGACCGTGGAAGAGGTGGATCTGTCCAAGGACATGAAAGACTGGGATTCATTGAAACCGAGCGAACGCCACTTTATCTCGCACGTGCTTGCCTTCTTTGCCGCATCCGATGGCATCGTGAACGAAAACCTGGTCGAACGTTTCAGCCAGGAGGTACAGGTAACGGAAGCTCGCTGTTTTTACGGCTTTCAAATAGCGATGGAAAATGTGCACAGCGAGATGTACTCACTGCTAATCGACACGTACATTCGTGACTCAAAGGAAAG agaTTTCCTGTTCAATGCAATTGAAACGCTGCCGTGCGTGAAGAAGAAGGCCGATTGGGCACTGAACTGGATCTCAAGCAAGAAGGCAAACTTTGGCGAGCGTGTCGTCGCGTTTGCTGCTGTCGAAGGTATCTTCTTCAGCGGTAGCTTTGCCGCCATTTTCTGGCTGAAGAAGCGTGGACTGATGCCGGGACTTACCTTCTCGAACGAGCTGATTTCGCGCGATGAAGGACTACACTGTGACTTTGCCTGCCTGATGTTTAAGTATCTGGTACAGAAACCTTCGAAGGAGCGCGTGACGGCCATCATCCGTGATGCTGTTGCAATCGAGCAGGAATTTTTGACGAAAGCCCTGCCAGTCGATATGCTCGGTATGAACTGCGATCTCATGTCACAGTACATTGAGTTCGTAGCCGATCGTTTGCTGTTGGAGTTGGGCTGTGACAAG ATCTACCACACCAAAAATCCGTTCAGCTTCATGGAATTCATCTCGCTCGAGGGTAAGACGAACTTCTTCGAGAAGAAGGTGGGCGAATACCAAAAGTGGGGTGTGATGGCCAACCGTCTTGACAACGTGTTCACGCTTGATGCGGACTTTTGA
- the LOC125771722 gene encoding bifunctional endo-1,4-beta-xylanase XylA-like isoform X2 — protein sequence MFKFVLLSAVLVVAVCAAPADNKPGQQGRTDGLDQAESAWNNPNAWNAQNTWGRDPAAWNHPNSWNAHGNTWNHPSAWNRGYNNRNDMAAARPGYDPANRWAAAGTDPWNRYGAGAGAGWNSWAGRGAAAGWPAAAGAATNRWNAW from the exons ATGTTTAAGTTTGTCCTGCTGAGTGCCGTTTTGGTGGTTGCCGTTTGTGCTGCTCCGGCCGACAATAAGCCGGGCCAGCAGGGCCGTACCGATGGGCTAGATCAGGCGGAATCGGCCTGGAATAACCCGAACGCTTGGAATGCTCAGAATACCTGGGGCCGAGATCCTGCCGCCTGGAACCATCCGAACTCGTGGAACGCTCATGGAAACACGTGGAACCACCCGAGTGCCTGGAACCGTGGCTACAACAACCGTAATGACATGGCCGCAGCACGACCAG GCTACGATCCCGCCAACCGATGGGCCGCCGCCGGTACGGATCCGTGGAACCGCTATGGCGCTGGGGCTGGTGCTGGCTGGAACAGCTGGGCTGGACGTGGTGCCGCTGCCGGATGGCCAGCTGCTGCCGGTGCCGCTACCAACCGCTGGAATGCCTGGTAA
- the LOC125771722 gene encoding bifunctional endo-1,4-beta-xylanase XylA-like isoform X1, which produces MFKFVLLSAVLVVAVCAAPADNKPGQQGRTDGLDQAESAWNNPNAWNAQNTWGRDPAAWNHPNSWNAHGNTWNHPSAWNRGYNNRNDMAAARPGSYAQGYDPANRWAAAGTDPWNRYGAGAGAGWNSWAGRGAAAGWPAAAGAATNRWNAW; this is translated from the exons ATGTTTAAGTTTGTCCTGCTGAGTGCCGTTTTGGTGGTTGCCGTTTGTGCTGCTCCGGCCGACAATAAGCCGGGCCAGCAGGGCCGTACCGATGGGCTAGATCAGGCGGAATCGGCCTGGAATAACCCGAACGCTTGGAATGCTCAGAATACCTGGGGCCGAGATCCTGCCGCCTGGAACCATCCGAACTCGTGGAACGCTCATGGAAACACGTGGAACCACCCGAGTGCCTGGAACCGTGGCTACAACAACCGTAATGACATGGCCGCAGCACGACCAGGTTCCTATGCGCAAG GCTACGATCCCGCCAACCGATGGGCCGCCGCCGGTACGGATCCGTGGAACCGCTATGGCGCTGGGGCTGGTGCTGGCTGGAACAGCTGGGCTGGACGTGGTGCCGCTGCCGGATGGCCAGCTGCTGCCGGTGCCGCTACCAACCGCTGGAATGCCTGGTAA
- the LOC125771693 gene encoding ribonucleoside-diphosphate reductase subunit M2 B isoform X1: MVLEKENLAEAMEGIIKNTRKVLTESGANVTPTKTIPSTTNTMEEIKETMDENTAEPKEQTKCELSEVHMQESAPFDPSIEPLLKDNPRRFVIFPIQYPDIWQMYKKAEASFWTVEEVDLSKDMKDWDSLKPSERHFISHVLAFFAASDGIVNENLVERFSQEVQVTEARCFYGFQIAMENVHSEMYSLLIDTYIRDSKERDFLFNAIETLPCVKKKADWALNWISSKKANFGERVVAFAAVEGIFFSGSFAAIFWLKKRGLMPGLTFSNELISRDEGLHCDFACLMFKYLVQKPSKERVTAIIRDAVAIEQEFLTKALPVDMLGMNCDLMSQYIEFVADRLLLELGCDKIYHTKNPFSFMEFISLEGKTNFFEKKVGEYQKWGVMANRLDNVFTLDADF; this comes from the exons ATGGTTCTAGAGAAGGAAAACTTAGCCGAAGCCATGGAGGGTATCATCAAG AACACTCGCAAAGTGCTGACGGAGAGTGGTGCAAACGTAACCCCAACCAAGACGATACCAAGCACCACAAACACGATGGAGGAAATCAAGGAAACCATGGACGAAAATACGGCCGAACCAAAGGAACAGACCAAATGTGAATTGTCCGAGGTGCATATGCAGGAATCTGCACCGTTCGATCCATCGATCGAACCACTGCTAAAGGATAACCCTCGTCGCTTTGTGATCTTCCCCATTCAGTATCCCGACATTTGGCAAATGTACAAGAAG GCGGAAGCTTCGTTCTGGACCGTGGAAGAGGTGGATCTGTCCAAGGACATGAAAGACTGGGATTCATTGAAACCGAGCGAACGCCACTTTATCTCGCACGTGCTTGCCTTCTTTGCCGCATCCGATGGCATCGTGAACGAAAACCTGGTCGAACGTTTCAGCCAGGAGGTACAGGTAACGGAAGCTCGCTGTTTTTACGGCTTTCAAATAGCGATGGAAAATGTGCACAGCGAGATGTACTCACTGCTAATCGACACGTACATTCGTGACTCAAAGGAAAG agaTTTCCTGTTCAATGCAATTGAAACGCTGCCGTGCGTGAAGAAGAAGGCCGATTGGGCACTGAACTGGATCTCAAGCAAGAAGGCAAACTTTGGCGAGCGTGTCGTCGCGTTTGCTGCTGTCGAAGGTATCTTCTTCAGCGGTAGCTTTGCCGCCATTTTCTGGCTGAAGAAGCGTGGACTGATGCCGGGACTTACCTTCTCGAACGAGCTGATTTCGCGCGATGAAGGACTACACTGTGACTTTGCCTGCCTGATGTTTAAGTATCTGGTACAGAAACCTTCGAAGGAGCGCGTGACGGCCATCATCCGTGATGCTGTTGCAATCGAGCAGGAATTTTTGACGAAAGCCCTGCCAGTCGATATGCTCGGTATGAACTGCGATCTCATGTCACAGTACATTGAGTTCGTAGCCGATCGTTTGCTGTTGGAGTTGGGCTGTGACAAG ATCTACCACACCAAAAATCCGTTCAGCTTCATGGAATTCATCTCGCTCGAGGGTAAGACGAACTTCTTCGAGAAGAAGGTGGGCGAATACCAAAAGTGGGGTGTGATGGCCAACCGTCTTGACAACGTGTTCACGCTTGATGCGGACTTTTGA
- the LOC125771693 gene encoding ribonucleoside-diphosphate reductase subunit M2 isoform X3 produces the protein MEEIKETMDENTAEPKEQTKCELSEVHMQESAPFDPSIEPLLKDNPRRFVIFPIQYPDIWQMYKKAEASFWTVEEVDLSKDMKDWDSLKPSERHFISHVLAFFAASDGIVNENLVERFSQEVQVTEARCFYGFQIAMENVHSEMYSLLIDTYIRDSKERDFLFNAIETLPCVKKKADWALNWISSKKANFGERVVAFAAVEGIFFSGSFAAIFWLKKRGLMPGLTFSNELISRDEGLHCDFACLMFKYLVQKPSKERVTAIIRDAVAIEQEFLTKALPVDMLGMNCDLMSQYIEFVADRLLLELGCDKIYHTKNPFSFMEFISLEGKTNFFEKKVGEYQKWGVMANRLDNVFTLDADF, from the exons ATGGAGGAAATCAAGGAAACCATGGACGAAAATACGGCCGAACCAAAGGAACAGACCAAATGTGAATTGTCCGAGGTGCATATGCAGGAATCTGCACCGTTCGATCCATCGATCGAACCACTGCTAAAGGATAACCCTCGTCGCTTTGTGATCTTCCCCATTCAGTATCCCGACATTTGGCAAATGTACAAGAAG GCGGAAGCTTCGTTCTGGACCGTGGAAGAGGTGGATCTGTCCAAGGACATGAAAGACTGGGATTCATTGAAACCGAGCGAACGCCACTTTATCTCGCACGTGCTTGCCTTCTTTGCCGCATCCGATGGCATCGTGAACGAAAACCTGGTCGAACGTTTCAGCCAGGAGGTACAGGTAACGGAAGCTCGCTGTTTTTACGGCTTTCAAATAGCGATGGAAAATGTGCACAGCGAGATGTACTCACTGCTAATCGACACGTACATTCGTGACTCAAAGGAAAG agaTTTCCTGTTCAATGCAATTGAAACGCTGCCGTGCGTGAAGAAGAAGGCCGATTGGGCACTGAACTGGATCTCAAGCAAGAAGGCAAACTTTGGCGAGCGTGTCGTCGCGTTTGCTGCTGTCGAAGGTATCTTCTTCAGCGGTAGCTTTGCCGCCATTTTCTGGCTGAAGAAGCGTGGACTGATGCCGGGACTTACCTTCTCGAACGAGCTGATTTCGCGCGATGAAGGACTACACTGTGACTTTGCCTGCCTGATGTTTAAGTATCTGGTACAGAAACCTTCGAAGGAGCGCGTGACGGCCATCATCCGTGATGCTGTTGCAATCGAGCAGGAATTTTTGACGAAAGCCCTGCCAGTCGATATGCTCGGTATGAACTGCGATCTCATGTCACAGTACATTGAGTTCGTAGCCGATCGTTTGCTGTTGGAGTTGGGCTGTGACAAG ATCTACCACACCAAAAATCCGTTCAGCTTCATGGAATTCATCTCGCTCGAGGGTAAGACGAACTTCTTCGAGAAGAAGGTGGGCGAATACCAAAAGTGGGGTGTGATGGCCAACCGTCTTGACAACGTGTTCACGCTTGATGCGGACTTTTGA